The Arachis ipaensis cultivar K30076 chromosome B07, Araip1.1, whole genome shotgun sequence genome includes a window with the following:
- the LOC107607594 gene encoding uncharacterized protein LOC107607594, translating to MQRLRDGSSGAGTSNVGQYYRSITFTDFLKSGPPQFNGNANALEADRWFRDVEKFLYTQHIPEIPSVEIVTYMLEGDAQNWWHELCHTLQLELTDVSWSIFKTEFYGKYFLHALRTAKELDLMQLKQKDMSVADYTCEFDNLCRFSKACQGNSADYEEWKCAQYEKGLRRNIFNYVYPQKLMNFTELVKKSQFAEDYSLKWAMLQEGYGETTPDEPHRAELGVCYKCGMPGHIVQDCPHRRHWDTAETDSQTRGNHELAVDFLATLHIINM from the coding sequence ATGCAAAGACTTCGAGATGGAAGCTCGGGTGCTGGTACAAGCAATGTAGGCCAATACTATAGGTCTATAACCTTTACTGATTTTCTCAAGAGTGGTCCACCTCAGTTTAATGGAAATGCCAATGCATTGGAGGCTGATCGGTGGTTTCGAGATGTGGAGAAGTTTTTGTACACTCAGCACATTCCTGAAATACCGTCAGTGGAAATAGTGACCTACATGTTAGAGGGAGATGCTCAGAATTGGTGGCATGAGTTATGTCATACCTTACAGTTGGAGTTAACAGATGTTTCTTGGAGTATATTTAAGACGGAATTTTACGGGAAATATTTCTTGCATGCACTTCGCACTGCAAAAGAGTTGGATTTAATGCAGTTAAAGCAAAAGGATATGTCCGTTGCTGACTATACCTGTGAATTTGACAACCTGTGCCGTTTCTCAAAAGCTTGTCAAGGAAATTCAGCTGACTATGAGGAGTGGAAGTGTGCTCAGTATGAGAAAGGACTTAGGAGAAATATCTTTAACTATGTGTATCCGCAAAAACTAATGAATTTCACTGAATTGGTTAAGAAGAGCCAATTCGCAGAAGATTACTCCCTAAAGTGGGCAATGCTACAGGAAGGCTATGGAGAGACTACTCCAGACGAGCCACATAGGGCCGAGCTAGGTGTATGCTACAAGTGCGGGATGCCGGGGCATATAGTTCAAGACTGTCCACATAGGAGACACTGGGATACAGCCGAAACCGATTCTCAGACCCGAGGTAACCATGAACTAGCAGTTGATTTTTTAGCTACCTTGCATATCATTAATATGTAA
- the LOC107608038 gene encoding uncharacterized protein LOC107608038, with amino-acid sequence MSHEVTNNDLHDDDTEWQELKLPNLLLQSEAVRQVHATIEREWNFLQRSACQTAAGRALWKHVIHDPLAYLLAGESYLRSLHEKMKKDRLNNAREISGVILAVRTLWFDSRLEDALNSPNGRESQVVLLGAGMDTRAYRLNCLQDSDVFEVDFPGVLQVKATILEAAKESTNEFEHVRSMAKSLTRVAADIRENDWLEKLRTAGFLPHKNTIWVLEGLLYYLTHSQAMQVLRILANKCCVTHTVLLADFMNKPSTTLSNSAFQFYSDWPDQLLPSIGFTHVKLSQIGDPDAHFGLLNDPLNLFNKLRKLPRSIETHPDDGTPCCRLYLVEASGSPKQDVAPNVPTSVP; translated from the exons ATGTCACACGAAGTTACTAACAATGACTTGCATGATGATGATACAGAATGGCAAGAGCTAAAACTTCCAAACTTGTTGTTACAGAGTGAAGCTGTTCGGCAAGTGCACGCCACCATTGAGAGAGAATGGAATTTCCTTCAAAGGTCAGCTTGTCAAACAGCAGCAGGAAGGGCTCTGTGGAAGCATGTCATCCATGATCCACTGGCTTATTTGCTGGCAGGGGAGTCTTATTTGAGAAGTCTTCATGAAAAGATGAAGAAAGACAGACTCAACAATGCACGTGAAATTTCTGGAGTTATTCTAGCTGTTAGAACTCTTTGGTTTGATTCTAGATTGGAAGATGCCCTTAATTCACCAAATGGCAGAGAATCACAAGTTGTTCTCCTTGGTGCAG GAATGGACACAAGGGCATACCGTTTAAATTGTTTACAGGACAGCGATGTATTTGAGGTTGATTTTCCAGGAGTATTACAAGTAAAAGCCACTATTTTAGAAGCAGCTAAGGAATCGACAAATGAATTTGAACACGTACGGTCAATGGCTAAATCCTTAACAAGGGTAGCTGCTGACATAAGAGAAAATGACTGGCTGGAGAAGCTTCGAACTGCAGGTTTTTTGCCACACAAGAACACGATATGGGTTCTAGAAGGTCTACTGTATTACCTCACCCATTCACAGGCCATGCAAGTGTTAAGGATTTTGGCCAACAAATGTTGTGTAACTCACACGGTCCTTTTAGCAGACTTCATGAATAAGCCATCAACTACATTGTCTAACTCCGCATTCCAGTTTTATAGCGACTGGCCAGACCAACTCTTGCCCTCCATTGGGTTCACTCATGTAAAGCTTTCTCAAATTGGAGACCCAGATGCCCATTTTGGACTATTGAATGATCCTTTGAATCTTTTCAACAAGCTTCGCAAGTTGCCTAGGTCAATAGAAACCCATCCAGATGATGGAACGCCATGCTGTCGCTTGTACTTGGTTGAAGCTTCTGGTTCACCTAAACAAGATGTTGCTCCTAATGTTCCAACGAGTGTCCCATGA